DNA sequence from the Gemmatimonadaceae bacterium genome:
ATCTACAGATACGCCGAGCGGGTGAGCTGGCCGGCGTTCAGCCAGTCCAAGCCGGGCATGGTGTCGCAGTTCGGCACCCTCGGCGGCCTGGACAGTCTGGAGGCGCCGCGCCGTCTGGAGGCGATGCCGTACGTGGTCACGAAGAACGGTTCGCAGATCGCCGACAATCGATTCACCAGTCAGTCCAACGTCACGTTGGGCGGCGATCTGAAGTACCGGTTGGCGTCCAACCTGACGCTCGACGCGACGATCAATCCGGATTTCGGGCAGGTGGAATCCGACCCCGCGGTGTTGAACCTCACGGCGTACGAGTCCTTCTTCGACGAGCGCCGGCCGTTCTTCGTGGCCGGACGAGGGCAGTTCGAGTTCGACGTGAACTGCAGCGACGTCAACTGCGACAACGAGGGGCTGTACTACAGCCGGCGCATCGGGCGCACGCCAGAGCTGGCCGGCACGTACGGCGACACGGTGCCGCTGCAACCCACGACCATCTTCGGCGCGGCCAAGCTGCTGGGACGATTCCGCAACGGACTCACGCTGGGCGTGCTGGACGCCACCACGCAGCGCGCGTCGAGCCCCGGCGACACGACTTACGAGCCGCTCACCAACTTCACCGTGGCGCGGGTGACGCAGGATCTGCGCAACGGCAACAGCACGATCGGCGCGATCGTCACGGCGGTGAACCGCCGTGACGATCCATGGACCGCCCCGTATCTGCCGGCGAGCGCCTACGCGGCCGGGGTGGACTTTCGCCACCGCTTTCTGCGCAACCAGTACGAACTGTCCGGATCGCTGGACCAGAGTCGCGTGCAGGGCAGCCGTTCGTCGATGCTCGCCCTGCAGACCGACGCGGTGCATTACTACCAGCGTCCCGACGCCGGGCTGCCGCTGGATTCCAACCGGACGCTGCTGGGGGGCGACGCGGAGGAGTTCAAGTTCGGCAAGATCGGCGGGGAGCACCTCATGTTCCAGTCCGCGTACCAGCGCCGGTCGGCCGGATTCGAGGTGAACGACCTGGGCTATCTGCGACGGGCCGACGAGCAGTCGTGGAACACCTGGGCGGGGTTCTTCGACCGCCACCAGCGCGCGCTCTACAATCGCTTGCAGTGGA
Encoded proteins:
- a CDS encoding DUF5916 domain-containing protein; the protein is MIAVTALFLALSLQLPEGPQAGAAHVAAAHAAAAYRVPLPTPTGAVAVRATVPPVIDGRDDDAVWRSAPPITGFTEWQPTEGKQPRFRTEAKVAYDAANLYVFVRAFDPHPDSIIRILERRDTFTPSDMIWLFVDSYHDRRTGYEFGVNAAGVKIDQAIYNDGHEDGAWDAVWDVVTRIDSLGWTAEFRIPLSQLRYSRSRDHSFGFTIDRDIYRYAERVSWPAFSQSKPGMVSQFGTLGGLDSLEAPRRLEAMPYVVTKNGSQIADNRFTSQSNVTLGGDLKYRLASNLTLDATINPDFGQVESDPAVLNLTAYESFFDERRPFFVAGRGQFEFDVNCSDVNCDNEGLYYSRRIGRTPELAGTYGDTVPLQPTTIFGAAKLLGRFRNGLTLGVLDATTQRASSPGDTTYEPLTNFTVARVTQDLRNGNSTIGAIVTAVNRRDDPWTAPYLPASAYAAGVDFRHRFLRNQYELSGSLDQSRVQGSRSSMLALQTDAVHYYQRPDAGLPLDSNRTLLGGDAEEFKFGKIGGEHLMFQSAYQRRSAGFEVNDLGYLRRADEQSWNTWAGFFDRHQRALYNRLQWNNNWMQYWTTNGLPLEAAYNTNLHLTARSNWSWNMGATLGQLGTTYDDRSARGGPAIRQDPYVAPWVSISGDDRRSLVPSLNANYFRGDAGRNSSWRLGPE